AATGCTCTTGTAACTTGTCTTTTCATGTCTTCATGTGTTGGTATTTATCAGCTGACAACTTGTGAAGAGCTTATTGAGCTTCTCCGCACACAAACACCTGCTGCCAAGATATAATGCATTGTTGAGCATTAATAGTCATTATTATAAGAGAAGGCAACGccgtggcacagtaggtagtgctatcgccacacagcaaaaaggttgctgggtcgatcctcggctcaattggcgtttctgtgtggagtttgcatgttctccccgcgttcgcgtgggtttctccggttgccccggtttcccccacagtccaaagacatgcggtacaggtgaattgggtaggctaaattctctgtaatgtgtgtggatgttttacagagatgggttgcggctggaagggcatccgctgcgtaaaaatgtgctggataagttggcggttcattccactgtggcgaccccggattaataaagggactaagccgacaagaaaacgaataaatgaatgataagaAAAACCTGATAAAATTATTagaacaattattaatattttgccaAGGTATGATTTAATGTTTTGAAGGTGGCATGACCCCACCACCTGTCTGACACTGTAAATGCACGTTTCtcgttttatttctttttttatcataTTCATCAAGAGGAAATCATGAGAGCATTATACTAATAGCACATTTTAAATTCAGCAAAACAGAGAAACACAAAGTGGAAGCTTGCAAATTTAAAGAAAtatcaagtatatatatatatatatatatatatatatatatatatatatatatatatatatatatatatatatatacttgatatttctatatatatatatatatatatatatatatatatatatatatatatatatatatatatatatatatatatatatcaattctGCAAACATTTTCTAAAAGCTGCAGCAGTTAAAAGTAAAacgtaaaaagttttttttttttttgtaaacagtgtcgaatattttgcatttaataataattatgtttgcATTGTGGTATTTAAATGTCTTGTTATTGGATGTCTTTAACTTACCCTGCTGCTCTGTTGTGCTTTTCTGATTTGGGTGTTATGCCTGTTTTATGGCGCAATGTCACCGCCGACTACTGTAAAGCCACAATGCTAAGTTTTAAATAGTCCAGCCAGGGCCGTGCAGAGACCCTTCGAAGGGTATGTGCTTAAAGTGCAAACTGAGGGAGGGGGTGGGCTGATGACCGATCGCGAATTGAAGATTAAAGACGACCGGGGTGTTGGAGGTTGGGGGGGGTGTTTGGTGATGAAGAAGTGAAGGGACACTCTGCACAGATTGAGCCCTACCTGTAGACGTGTCTGAATCCagctatatttatattcaatgaCACTGGAGACTAGAGATATGACTCCTGAAAACTTacttaaaaaatacttttgtagGCTTACTGGCCTTGCTCGCTGCTATCCAGTCAGCAACACATAAAAGGCATAAAGAACCACAGTTTGCTGTTTGAAGATCTGTCCCTTCTGTCCATTATtctatttttgtaaaaatgtgaaacacaaATACATCTCTTTTAATCTCACATAAGTCTTGTGCAGTGGTTTATCGTCACAAAGTAAAGTTATTTAGATTAATTTAGCCAACATCAATGAGCCATAACATCTAAATGCCTCGACTCTGCCAAACTGACTAAAATGAAACTGAAGCTTCTGGTTTTATTCCGCTACCAACTTTAACCATCAGGTGGCGCTAGAAGAAGACAATAAAGATCACTGACATTATTGACATTTCCTTCGCTTcagctgttttttaaatatactcAAATGTACTTATGGTTTACTAAAATTAAATagcagttattttaaattgtaataatatttgaaaatattatttattttaatgtatttttgatcAAGTAAGCACCGTTAGTGTGCAAAAGAGACTTACTGATAAATCCTTCTGTCCTTAAACATTCATTGTTACAGATATTTTTTCTCTGTGTACATGATTTATTTTGAGCTGTTTTTTAACAgaacagatttttatttagaaAGGCTTAAAATATACAGTGGATGAATGAAAACTGATCACATTTTGGCCATGGGTTTGACTGGATTAGGCCCCATCCACTTCTCTcctgcaaaacaaaataaaaagagaatGACTGGACAGAACATTTTTCTTTTACACTCTAAAATTACTAAGGAATTTAAGAATTAAAATGTGTTATAGGACAATAATCTAATAAGAAAAAAACTCATAGTTACCAATGATGTGAGCCATGACCTCAAATCTGTCAGAACCAAAGAAGATCTCAGGCTTCCCGTCCACATGACACACAATGGTGGGAAAACCAAAGCACTGCAAAAACAGGTGGAGAAAAAAATTCACTGTAAGGAGTATTTATTCTATTATACTACAAATACATTTTGGATAGAAAGaagaaaattaaagtgcactGACTTTATACTTTATGGCTTCACTTGTGACACTCTTCAGCTTGTCTTTGATTGGCTGAGAAGTGGCGAGAGTCAGCAATTCATCCACCTCACTGGCTGTAAGACCTGCCTTTAATCCTGCCTgtgaaaaacagaaagaaaagacatcatgtaatgtaatgtaatgttatgtaaagtttcacttaccggccactttattaggtacactaatacgttttaacAACAGTTCAGGCAGGTGGTGTAagagtgtgggggatatttttcttggcacactttgggcccattggtaCCTAATAAGCCTTGTGTCAACACCATCCCTTCGCCaaatgtccatctctttatgaccacagtgtaccatcttctgatggctatttccagcatgATAACACATCaggtcataaagcatgaatcatattagtctgttttcttgaacataacaataagttcactgtactcaaatggcctctacagtcaccacatttcaatccaacagagcacctttgggatgtggtagaatgggagattcgcatcatgaatgtgtatgcaactgtgtgatgttatcatctcaatatggaccaaaatctctgatgaatatATCTAGTACCTTGTTGTctgtgccacaaaggattaaggcagttctgaaggcaaaagtgggtctaacccattactagtaaggtgtacctaataaaatggccagtgtgTTTATATAGCACACATGGccatacacataaaacacttgGATTGTTGGTGGGGAGAGTGAATAAATGTCCATCTCAATAACACGGCTGATATGATTCTCTTGAGCAagacataaattaataaaatatattctcatagaaaataattttgaaaatagtAAAAATGCCTGCCTTTAATCCTGCCTGTAaacaactgaaagaaaaaaaaatcagtgtcaATTTCAGAAACTGAAATGCtcacattttagattttcatAATTATTTTCCTCTAAAGAAAgacaaacatttaaatgttatGAATGTGTATTTACTGAGTAATACTCTATTAAGAAGAGATGTTGAGCCAAATTAGAGAGGGGTAAAATTTATTTCGAAAGAAGTAAGCATCATTATGTTATTTTTAGGAAGAAATTGCAAGGTCTATTAGCAAAATTTATTGACTTTAATGATCCTTGTTGAATTTCTCACCAATATAAATGAGGTTTTCCATGTCAGTTTTAAGAAGTTTTAACTCAAGATCAACATGTAAATCTATTCGAACTAGCTGTTCTTTAAATGCAGGTTATGCATCTGAGgcctctttattaaaaacaaaacagtatacCTCAGCAAATGAGGCAGGCAGAGTAATATCTTGATCGTTGCTCCAGATACGATTCCAGAGCTCTCTAGAAACCCTCTCCAACTTCACATCTCCCTCTTTCTCCTTCTCTGCTACCGCTGTCACAAAGCGCATTGCTTTCAGTGAACCTATATGAGAAgataaaggaaaagaaaggatAGGAGCAATTTAGTAAGAAATCAAGATTATGccttatttagatttttctttaaaagcagagttcacacaaaaatgaaaaatctgtaaTCACTCACTCGTTCCAAAACTATCATCACTTTCTTTCTGcttctgataaaaaaaatgttgaggaAAGATGGAAACCTTTaactattgacctccatagtatttgtttttcttctttaaaagtcaacaggtttcagctttcttccaaatatctttttttttgtatttaacagaagaacAAAAACAAGATTTTAACCACTTCAAGAGGAGTTAATGTGAGCAAATATTCCTTTCtgtgtgaactatgcctttaaataatAAAGTACTCTAAAAATAGTCAAACATTAATTTTCTATACATAAAACGTATGACTTGTACTGTAAATACCTTTCTCAAACATTGTCTCAAAAACGTTGGAAGGTTGACGCACAGGAACCCCAAAGTACTCGGACACATGCTTCAGATCACTGGTCATGTACAAAAACTTGTTGGGGATCATTCCAGGAGGCCGATTGCCTACAAACAAAAGACACAAAATTATCTTTGGTTATCATCTATAAAAACTGCATACAATTTTTAGGCCTTTatcttttagctttttttttattattcttcgcAGAGGAGTTCTTAGTACATTATACATCATATAGAGCAAGATCATTTTGTGTAGAATGCACAATTTTCGATGATCTAGATTTTTTTAACTGTCTCATGTAGGCCATTATTGACTAGTAAAAtagatttatttgtaaaatatacatgCAAAATGCAGCTCTAAGATGTACTTTGTCCAGTAATTCAGGGTTTATTCATACCAGGGGGCTGCAAAGAAGTGTTAGGGGGTCTGTGGAACTGTTTGGAACAAATAGCCTGACAAAAATATAccaaaacaattaagtaaaatatttaattaatgaagtagtaaaataaataacagacaCACATTAGTATAAAAGATACAACTAAAAATTAGAACAAAACATGTTTAATTATCTGACACATTTTtagaatacataaaaaaatataataaaaaaattggtgTAAAATATATAGTTGGTTAAAATTtatgataaaaatatttaaatgttatacTGAATAAATtgggaaaattataataaaaaaaatattcagtaatTTAAAGTCTTCTTATATCTCAGTATAAATTGAGTATACACTATCAGAGGCGGTCAACTTTTTTGGTAATTTATAGTTTGTGTGTAAAACAGGCTTCAgtcttttattgtatttatatattcaagtgttcagtgttttgagggatatttagtgtcTGACCTACAGTATCCTCTGATTAGTTATTTTAGAGGtttgtaggtcaaactatacaaactatgcatctaattttactgtattttagactAAATGTTGATACCAACACCAATTGACCAGAAAGTGTCTTGTGAACACTTACGATGTCAATCGGTGCTCTAGATCTGCTAATTTTAGACTGTTGAACGATTTTTTTTTCTGGCATAGACCGATTGGCGCGATTATGGATTCTCA
This sequence is a window from Danio rerio strain Tuebingen ecotype United States chromosome 16, GRCz12tu, whole genome shotgun sequence. Protein-coding genes within it:
- the gstk1 gene encoding glutathione S-transferase kappa 1 isoform X4; this encodes MSGSRKVVELFYDVVSPYSWLAFEVLCRYRNVWNIDLKLKPAFLGAVMHDSGNRPPGMIPNKFLYMTSDLKHVSEYFGVPVRQPSNVFETMFEKGSLKAMRFVTAVAEKEKEGDVKLERVSRELWNRIWSNDQDITLPASFAEAGLKAGLTASEVDELLTLATSQPIKDKLKSVTSEAIKYKCFGFPTIVCHVDGKPEIFFGSDRFEVMAHIIGEKWMGPNPVKPMAKM